The proteins below are encoded in one region of Ostrea edulis chromosome 3, xbOstEdul1.1, whole genome shotgun sequence:
- the LOC125676459 gene encoding probable mitochondrial pyruvate carrier 1: MTPALIGYSSAFARFAWMVKPRNLLLLACHLTNITAQVVQGCRYINYHYLTKPEDRRKHHIEVVEKEIHSHPKQYPKVHIKDHPSLTEQVEEVKEFDSAYKLPKETPVIN; encoded by the exons ATGACCCCAG CCCTGATCGGATACTCGTCTGCATTTGCGAGGTTTGCGTGGATGGTAAAGCCGCGTAATCTGCTGTTACTGGCGTGTCACTTGACCAACATCACCGCTCAGGTGGTTCAAGGCTGTCGATACATCAACTACCA CTACCTGACAAAGCCAGAAGATCGAAGGAAGCACCATATTGAGgtggtggagaaagaaattcaTTCCCATCCCAAGCAGTACCCCAAAGTCCACATCAAGGACCACCCCTCCCTCACAGAGCAAGTGGAGGAGGTGAAAGAATTTGATTCAGCATACAAGCTTCCAAAGGAGACACCAGTTATCAACTGA